A window from Felis catus isolate Fca126 chromosome B1, F.catus_Fca126_mat1.0, whole genome shotgun sequence encodes these proteins:
- the LOC111556218 gene encoding 60S ribosomal protein L39-like, whose product MSSHKTFRIKRFLAKKPKKQNRPIPQGIRMKTGNNTSYNSKRRHWRRTKPGLYGIVPEVAHVYAP is encoded by the coding sequence ATGTCTTCTCACAAGACTTTCAGGATCAAGCGATTCCTGGCCAAGAAACCAAAAAAGCAGAATCGTCCCATTCCTCAGGGGATTCGGATGAAAACTGGTAATAACACCAGCTACAACTCCAAGAGGCGGCATTGGAGAAGAACGAAGCCGGGTCTGTACGGGATCGTACCTGAGGTGGCACACGTTTATGCCCCCTGA